The following proteins come from a genomic window of Nautilia profundicola AmH:
- a CDS encoding ATP-dependent Clp protease adaptor ClpS, whose product MPTKTVVENDVEIIMPKLYKVMLLNDDYTTFDFVIEILKTVFHKNEEEAINITLKVDREGSAAVGVYPYEIAQVKIEKTHTLARQAGYPLRAVMEEV is encoded by the coding sequence ATGCCGACCAAAACGGTTGTTGAAAACGATGTAGAAATAATAATGCCCAAACTTTATAAAGTGATGCTTTTAAACGACGATTATACAACATTCGACTTTGTAATTGAAATACTAAAAACAGTATTTCACAAAAACGAAGAAGAAGCGATAAACATAACTTTAAAGGTTGACAGGGAGGGAAGTGCGGCAGTAGGGGTTTACCCTTACGAAATCGCACAGGTTAAAATAGAAAAAACGCATACCTTGGCACGTCAGGCAGGGTATCCGTTAAGAGCAGTAATGGAGGAGGTTTAG
- the ligA gene encoding NAD-dependent DNA ligase LigA, with protein MIKDYNDYKKAVDTLKKWAYYYYVLDNPLVTDEEYDKLYHEVEEYEKKHPDKIDPTSPTQRVGDVVLEGFEKAKHLSRMWSMEDVFNEKDFLDWVGRVKRILGHENFSFYIEPKFDGASLNLIYENGKLIRAETRGDGEIGEDVTLNAKTINSIPLEIKEKSLIEIRGEVVIKKDDFDKLNEERLKNGEPTFANPRNAAAGSLRQLDPKITAKRPLIFYPWGVGVNSLNYERYSELMDYIYSLGFKEPPKRGVCKDIPCVEKKYDEFVKLRDSFEVMLDGMVVKIDEIKYHDILGYTQKYPRWMVAYKFPAIEKETIIEDVIVQVGRTGVLTPVAVLKPVEIGGVIVERATLHNFDEIERMDIRIGDHVIVIRSGDVIPKITKVLTWKRKGDEKPIPRPTHCPVCGAEVLDEGALIKCQNLSCPARVVNTIIYFASKNCLDIEGLGESVAKLLYEHGLVKDVTDLFELKVEDLEKLPLFARKKAENLVNAIKSKVGVECWRFVNALGIEHIGEVASKKICEKFGVEFYKHAPEEFEEIEGFGPEMVKSIAEYIRVNKEKIEKLIEILKPKNPEKKEVQKTPFTGKTVVLTGTMSKPRSEIKKMLEDMGAKVSSSVSKKTDFVIYGEDAGSKYDKAKKLGVNLLSEDDMWKMLKEGK; from the coding sequence ATGATAAAAGATTATAATGATTATAAAAAAGCCGTTGATACTCTTAAAAAATGGGCATATTATTATTATGTACTTGATAACCCTTTAGTTACCGATGAAGAATATGACAAACTCTATCACGAAGTAGAAGAATATGAAAAAAAACATCCGGATAAAATAGACCCTACATCTCCTACACAAAGGGTAGGTGATGTTGTTTTAGAAGGTTTTGAAAAAGCAAAACATTTAAGTCGTATGTGGTCAATGGAAGACGTGTTTAATGAAAAAGATTTTTTAGACTGGGTAGGAAGAGTTAAAAGGATTTTAGGACATGAAAATTTCAGTTTTTATATAGAACCGAAATTTGACGGGGCGAGTTTAAATCTTATATACGAAAACGGAAAGCTTATAAGGGCTGAAACAAGAGGTGACGGAGAAATAGGTGAAGATGTAACTTTGAATGCAAAAACCATAAACTCCATTCCTCTTGAAATAAAAGAAAAGTCCCTTATTGAGATAAGAGGAGAGGTTGTTATAAAAAAAGACGACTTTGATAAACTAAATGAGGAAAGACTAAAAAACGGTGAGCCGACATTTGCTAATCCACGCAATGCGGCGGCGGGAAGCCTCAGACAACTTGATCCTAAAATAACCGCAAAAAGACCTCTGATATTTTACCCGTGGGGAGTCGGGGTTAATTCTTTAAATTATGAAAGATACAGTGAACTTATGGATTATATTTATTCATTGGGATTTAAAGAACCTCCAAAAAGAGGTGTATGTAAGGATATACCATGCGTGGAAAAAAAATATGATGAGTTTGTGAAACTGCGAGACAGTTTTGAAGTAATGCTCGATGGAATGGTGGTGAAAATTGATGAAATAAAATATCATGATATTTTAGGTTATACTCAAAAATACCCGCGCTGGATGGTTGCATATAAGTTCCCGGCAATTGAAAAAGAAACAATAATAGAAGATGTGATAGTGCAGGTGGGAAGAACAGGGGTTTTGACACCCGTAGCAGTTCTTAAACCTGTGGAAATTGGCGGGGTGATTGTTGAAAGGGCGACACTTCATAATTTTGATGAAATCGAAAGAATGGATATAAGAATCGGTGATCATGTGATAGTTATAAGAAGCGGTGATGTCATCCCTAAAATTACAAAAGTTTTAACATGGAAAAGAAAAGGTGATGAAAAACCGATTCCACGTCCTACACATTGTCCAGTATGCGGGGCTGAGGTGCTTGATGAAGGAGCGCTTATTAAGTGTCAAAATCTTTCATGTCCTGCGAGAGTGGTAAATACGATTATATATTTTGCAAGTAAAAACTGTCTTGATATAGAGGGGCTTGGTGAAAGCGTTGCCAAACTTTTATATGAACACGGGCTTGTAAAAGATGTGACGGATCTTTTTGAATTGAAAGTTGAAGATCTTGAAAAACTGCCTCTTTTTGCAAGAAAAAAGGCAGAAAATCTGGTCAATGCGATTAAAAGCAAAGTCGGGGTTGAATGCTGGAGATTTGTAAACGCCCTCGGGATTGAGCATATAGGTGAAGTTGCGAGTAAAAAGATATGCGAGAAATTCGGAGTCGAATTTTACAAACACGCTCCCGAAGAGTTTGAAGAAATAGAAGGTTTCGGGCCTGAAATGGTTAAATCCATTGCCGAATACATAAGGGTAAACAAGGAAAAAATAGAAAAACTGATAGAGATTCTAAAACCTAAAAACCCTGAAAAAAAAGAGGTTCAGAAGACTCCTTTTACAGGTAAAACGGTGGTTCTTACTGGGACTATGAGCAAGCCAAGAAGCGAAATCAAAAAAATGCTTGAAGATATGGGTGCTAAAGTTTCAAGCAGTGTGAGTAAAAAAACCGATTTCGTTATTTACGGAGAAGATGCGGGAAGCAAATACGATAAAGCCAAGAAATTAGGAGTTAATCTTTTAAGCGAAGATGATATGTGGAAGATGCTTAAAGAAGGAAAATAA